A window of Aurantibacillus circumpalustris genomic DNA:
CTATTTGGCATGGTTTATTGTTAAAAGAAGGCAATAAAAAATTAACTATTTCCGTTTCTAAAAAAGAAGATTATCTGGTAATTGAAATTGACGATAATGGAATAGGGAGAGAGGCTTCACGAAAATTTAGTAAACAGGAATTAAAACGAAGATCTTTTGGTATGGATATAACTCAAGATAGGTTAAATGTTTTAGAAACAGTGTTTGGATTGGTTATTTCATTTAATTTACTCGACAAAAAAGATAACAAGGGAAGCTCACTTGGAACAACAGTTTTTATTAATGTTAAATTATAATTATTTATGTTAAGTGCTATTTTAGTGGATGATGAAGAAAAGTCTTTGAAAAATTTAACAATATTATTAAATGAATATTGTAATAATGTTGAAATTATAAACACAGCCTCAAACGCTCTTCAAGCAGTAAAATTAATTCTGAGTAACAAACCCGACCTTGTTTTTTTAGATGTACAAATGCCGGGGTATAATGGATTTGATGTACTTGAGCAAATAGGGGAAGTGTCGTCAACAGTAATTTTTACAACAGCGCATAAAGAATATGCCATAAATGCACTACGCAAAGGAGCTTTCGATTACCTTTTAAAACCAATTGATGGTGACGATTTAAAAAATTGTATTCTTAGAGCTACAGAAAAAATATCAAAAGAAAAAAATTTAGACCTTAGTCCAAATGCTAACAAGGGAATTATAGAATTATCTGTTAAAGATGGAATCATATTTATTAGGCAAGAAAAAATTGTTCGGCTTGAAGCTTCTGGAAGTTACACGGTTTTTTTTATGGACAATGATATAAAACATTTAGTTTCTAAAAGTATGAAAGAGTATGAGGCACTTCTTGACCCAACTGTTTTTTTTAGATGCCATAACTCTCATATTATTAATTTAAAAATGGTAGCTAAATTCAATAATAACAATGGATATTTTGCGGAATTAACAAATGGCTCGGTTGTTGAAATAGCAAGAAGAAGCAAGGATCTTTTTTTACAACGATTAAAAAATATTTAGTTCCAGCTAAACAATAGTGATATTTAAGCAAAGAGATACTTTCGGATTAATTGCACCTAATCCTTATTGAGTGCTCGGGATAGAAGATGTAAGAATTTCTTACTAGAATAATGACTTGAAGTCACTACAAACACTTCTGCGGTAAGTTTTGAGTTTTTAACTACCTGTATAGTGTTTAGCCCATAACTAGTAATGACTTATCTCTTCTCTTTAATTACCTGTTTTAAGTTTAAAAGATTTAACGGATTCGCAGTTAGGCCAGTAATGTGATGATTAACTAAACGAACTACTTCATCATAGAATAATGGAATAACAGGTGCTTCATCTATTACAATACTATCCATTTGTCTATAGAGTTTTATTTTTTCTTTTTCGTTCTTTTCTTTTAAGACCATTTCATAAGCTCGATCAAAAGCTTCATTTTTAAAGTGAAAAAAATTGACGCCTTGCGGTGAGAAATTTTTACTATAGAATAAACTCATGAAATTCTCCTCATCTGGATAATCTGCAAACCACGATTTTTTGAACAAAGTGTATTCGCAGTTATTCACAGCTTGACGCAATACAGATGGCATTTCTACACTAATAGTTACTTTAATGTTGTTTTCTGCTAATTGTGATTGAATAAATTCAACTTGTTCTTTATAATCGTTTGTTGCATGCAAAGAAATTTCAGGTAAACCTTTCCCATCGGGAAAACCAGCCTCAGTCAATAGTTTTTTTACCAAATCTGGCCGGTAAGTGTAGCCTTTCACCTTATCAGGATCGTAACTCTTCATGCCTTTTGGAATAAAACCCGAATTAGCAGCCGTACCAATACTATTTCTAAGAAATTTTACAAGTTTATCGCGATCAAAAGCATAATTAATTGCTTTGCGAATTGCTTTAAGTTTTAGTGGGGATTTTTTTACGACTTCTAAATTTTCATCAATAAGAACTCCAATATAGTCTGTTTTTAGAAACGTTTCCTTTTGTAGGTAAAATTTTTTACTATA
This region includes:
- a CDS encoding ABC transporter substrate-binding protein, with product MNGITSLDPAAASNFENISPVNQLFNGLVQMDDSLNVKPCIAHSFNISEDGLCYTFYLRNDVFFHNNVCFENGEGRKVTAKDFVYSFNRLFDSKVSSATSLLDKVDRSEKTNYKGFVAVNDSLLKIYIKEPFSAFINILTMKYFSVLPYEAIDYYKFDFRRNPVGTGPFIFKIWEEGTKLILLKNQNYFEKDSNGKRLPYLDAVTVSFIKDRETAFMELLNEKFDMLSGAEAFNSNEVLNKDGSLREFYSKKFYLQKETFLKTDYIGVLIDENLEVVKKSPLKLKAIRKAINYAFDRDKLVKFLRNSIGTAANSGFIPKGMKSYDPDKVKGYTYRPDLVKKLLTEAGFPDGKGLPEISLHATNDYKEQVEFIQSQLAENNIKVTISVEMPSVLRQAVNNCEYTLFKKSWFADYPDEENFMSLFYSKNFSPQGVNFFHFKNEAFDRAYEMVLKEKNEKEKIKLYRQMDSIVIDEAPVIPLFYDEVVRLVNHHITGLTANPLNLLNLKQVIKEKR
- a CDS encoding LytR/AlgR family response regulator transcription factor, coding for MLSAILVDDEEKSLKNLTILLNEYCNNVEIINTASNALQAVKLILSNKPDLVFLDVQMPGYNGFDVLEQIGEVSSTVIFTTAHKEYAINALRKGAFDYLLKPIDGDDLKNCILRATEKISKEKNLDLSPNANKGIIELSVKDGIIFIRQEKIVRLEASGSYTVFFMDNDIKHLVSKSMKEYEALLDPTVFFRCHNSHIINLKMVAKFNNNNGYFAELTNGSVVEIARRSKDLFLQRLKNI